One genomic region from Ovis canadensis isolate MfBH-ARS-UI-01 breed Bighorn chromosome 24, ARS-UI_OviCan_v2, whole genome shotgun sequence encodes:
- the LOC138428897 gene encoding kinesin-like protein KIF19 — translation MGEMEPKAQQLTVALRIRPLNNTELEEGAAIIAHKVGDQMVVLMDPSEDPEDPLRTHRSREKTFIFDVVFDQHASQEDVYLATTQQLVEGVVSGYNATVFAYGPSGAGKTHTMLGMDTEPGIYLQTLSGLFQAIEEARDSTDCSVSMSYLEIYNEVIRDLLSRSSGFLDLREDSRGSIQIAGITEVSTSNAQEIMQLLTKGNRQRTQEPTATNKTSSRSHAVLQVIVRRSGRGAHPAEEVRVGRLFMVDLAGSERASQTQNQGKRMKEGAHINRSLLALGNCINALSEKGGSRAQYVNFRDSKLTRLLKDALGGNSRTVMIAHISPASTHFEESRTTLLYAYRAKNIKTRVKRNLLSVSYHIAQYTDVISDLRGQIQCLKAKVERQERERRGEPGGRDAQDLECEMATHSKEDSRLQMNRIRAQLIGAFKEQLEMQRSLVELENTSIELHVDTSRHLLTIADWEREKSHHRAPRAGTPERDEEVLEAGPEGGEGEPTEPHEVALAREEVNMLLAEQRKTAALKEGLEQRLANAKKKASQMEEQLPAQALSEDQREVLRLLCRVHELEVENTGLQASSLCRRSLLCQKDFVIQRCQRHRRLCEQVIREQQRLIQDSGLAVPEALEQQYRLYSRELAAGTLNRLLLLHIVMASSLRDGSVLNISPPPEEPSQDQLDDREDLPWGAQFELPPMLLDPDSDGYKSSKATPLKKLGKQDSLLPPSSLHILLSPPAHEGARGLSELAQGERERSFRNAGCPEAAITTVLTMY, via the exons ATGGGGGAGATGGAGCCCAAGGCCCAGCAGCTCACG GTGGCACTTCGGATCCGCCCGCTCAACAACACAGAACTGGAGGAAGGGGCCGCCATCATCGCCCACAAGGTGGGGGACCAG ATGGTGGTGCTCATGGACCCCAGCGAGGACCCTGAGGACCCGCTGCGCACACACCGGTCTCGGGAGAAGACTTTCATCTTCGACGTTGTGTTCGACCAGCACGCATCCCAG GAGGACGTGTACCTGGCCACCACCCAGCAATTAGTGGAAGGCGTGGTTTCTGGATACAACGCAACGGTGTTCGCCTACGGCCCCTCAG GCGCTGGCAAGACCCACACGATGCTAGGCATGGACACGGAGCCTGGGATCTACCTGCAGACACTCAGTGGCCTCTTCCAGGCCATCGAGGAGGCCCGTGACAGCACGGACTGCAGCGTGTCCATGTCTTACCTCGAG ATTTATAACGAAGTGATCCGGGACCTCCTGAGCCGGTCCTCAGGGTTTCTGGACCTGCGGGAAGATTCTAGGGGCAGCATCCAGATTGCAGGCATCACAGAAGTCTCAACCTCCAACGCCCAGGAG ATCATGCAGCTCCTCACCAAAGGCAACCGGCAGCGCACGCAGGAGCCCACGGCCACCAACAAGACGTCGTCCCGCTCGCACGCGGTGCTGCAGGTCATCGTGCGCCGGAGCGGCCGCGGCGCACACCCGGCGGAGGAGGTGCGCGTCGGCAGGCTCTTCATGGTGGACCTGGCGGGCTCGGAGCGGGCGTCCCAG ACCCAGAACCAAGGCAAGAGAATGAAGGAGGGTGCCCACATCAACCGCTCCCTGCTGGCGCTGGGCAACTGCATCAACGCACTCAGCGAGAAGGGTGGCAGCCGGGCGCAGTACGTGAACTTCCGGGACAGCAAACTGACGCGTCTGCTGAAG GATGCCCTGGGCGGGAACAGCCGGACTGTGATGATCGCCCACATCAGCCCGGCCAGCACACACTTCGAGGAGTCGCGGACCACCCTGCTGTATGCCTACCGGGCCAAGAACATCAAGACGAGG GTCAAGCGTAACCTGCTGAGCGTGTCCTACCACATCGCGCAGTACACGGACGTCATCTCCGACCTGCGCGGGCAGATCCAGTGCCTCAAGGCCAAGGtggagaggcaggagagggagaggaggggcgagCCTGGCGGCCGGGATGCTCAAG atctggagtgcgaaatggcaacccactcca AGGAGGACAGCCGCCTGCAGATGAACAGGATCCGGGCGCAGCTCATCGGGGCCTTCAAGGAGCAGCTGGAGATGCAGCGCAGCCTGGTGGAGCTGGAGAACACCAGCATCGAGCTGCACGTGGACACGTCCCGCCACCTGCTGACCATCGCTGA CTGGGAGCGGGAGAAGTCTCACCACCGGGCGCCCAGGGCTGGGACGCCCGAGAGGGACGAGGAGGTGCTGGAGGCCGGCCCTGAAGGGGGCGAGGGCGAGCCCACAGAGCCGCACGAGGTGGCCCTGGCCAGGGAGGAGGTCAACATGCTCCTGGCCGAGCAGCGGAAAACCGCAGCCCTCAAG GAGGGCCTGGAGCAGCGTCTGGCCAACGCCAAGAAGAAGGCCTCGCAGATGGAGGAGCAGCTGCCCGCGCAGGCCCTCAGCGAGGACCAGCGGGAGGTGCTGCGGCTGCTGTGCCGGGTGCACGAGCTGGAGGTGGAGAACACGGGGCTGCAGGCCAGCAGCCTGTGCAGGAGGAGCCTGCTGTGCCAGAAGGACTTCGTGATCCAGCGCTGCCAGCGGCACCGACGCCTGTGCGAGCAGGTCATCCGGGAGCAGCAACGGCTGATCCAGG ATAGCGGCCTGGCGGTGCCGGAGGCCCTGGAGCAGCAGTACCGTCTGTACTCCCGGGAGCTGGCCGCGGGCACGCTGAaccgcctgctgctgctgcacatCGTGATGGCCAGCTCCCTGCGC GACGGCTCTGTTCTGAACATCTCTCCCCCGCCAGAGGAGCCCAGCCAAGACCAGCTGGACGACAGGGAGGACCTCCCATGGGGGGCCCAGTTTGAGCTGCCCCCCATGCTGCTGGATCCGGACAG TGATGGTTACAAGTCATCGAAAGCCACGCCGTTGAAAAAGCTGGGCAAGCAAGACTCCCTCCTCCCGCCATCCTCGCTTCACATCCTGCTGAGCCCGCCGGCTCACGAG ggtgctcggggcctGTCAGAGCTGGCCCAGGGCGAGCGCGAGAGAAGCTTCCGGAATGCAGGTTGTCCTGAAGCAGCCATCACAACAGTGCTGACCATGTATTGA